GGGGTTTATGCTTAAGAAAGATTATTTATtcaactttctcagttgctcCTTAGCATGATTTAATCTTTGTTTCAGTTGAATGGATTTGGAACCTCTAACAGAAATGAACCAGACCTGCTCAATGACAGTTTTGCATGAGGATTCTTTTTCCATATTGACATGAAATGGTCTGAGCTAAATCGAGGAAAGTACAGGATATGATGCGTGGGAAGGTAGTTTCCCACACACCATTAACCACGACACGATCAATTCTCTCCAAAACTAAGATATTAGTCTAGGTGAAGGATGGACAAGACAATGGCATGTATTTCAACTTTCATTCTTCCATGAGTTGTTCTAAATTTTTAGTTTCTTTATTAGTAACATGTCTCTTATTTTTCTTGAGGTAAGTATGCAATTTAGGTCACCATGCCAATCACTAATGAGGGATCATAACTCCAAGCCATGAAACTTGCCTAGTTATtatctctaaaaaaaaattgttaggtTCCCCATACACAAAGTAGATATTGCACTTTAGTGAAACTATGCCTTAATAGAATTTCAGGAACAACAAGCGTTTCGCTGGCTAACATGACATTTAAATCAAAACTATCATTTCAAGTTAAGCACGTGCCTCCCTTCCTCCCTGGAGTGAAGAACAAAGGAATTATGGTATCCCAGAGACCAAAATTTCTTGTGGTAAAGTCAGTATTACACATAGTTTCACAGATAAAAATAACATCAGGGGACTTCATTTTAATGAGTTTGCGGAGTTCTCGAACTGCCTCTAGTTTTTCGAAATCACGACAGTTCCAACTTAAAATACTCATGTTCCAACAATCATCACCAAGCTTATGGAGATTTAAAGTTTCAGGGGTACTCATGTTGTATCAAACATAAAAAACTTATTTTGAGATATTTATCCTTATATCACGGAATTTAGAAATGATATTGATGAAGGTCTTATGTTGATCTTCAGTACCACCAAGAAAGCAGACTAACTCTTTAATCACGAGTCTGCAACTATTATGTCATCCTGAAATGACAACAAAAGAGTCATACAACAAGCAAAGGATAATCTTATAATAAAATGTTAATTAATTGATGCAAAAACCACTTTAGGTTGGATTCCAGATATTCCGAAATAAAATAAAGACCCCAAGGAGAACTTGAACAAGCTTTATATAGAATTTGTCGGAGTGGTAATTGATTGAGTCTTCAGCAAAAGATGAGTCCTGAGATCTTTAATAGAGTCTATCTAGTGTCTTAAATTAAACAAGGTATCTTAAGGGTCAAATAACGAATTTGAATTGCTAAATATGGTGTCTTGGTAACTTGATATCACCACTGTATTTGTGTCTTGGTATCGATCGTGTTAAGGAATCTTGAAATCTTCCTAATCTAAAGTAACAAGGTCCAATTCTATTTCATTAGCTTAATAACAGACATAATCATTAGCAGAACAAAAATACAGAATAAATAAGTGAACTGGAAGTAGGGTTAATGCATGGGTTTCACAGAGAAAAGAACAAGATTTGTAAAATTCGTAGAGATTTCGATCAGATTCATGTCTTTTATCCAATTTTCCGGTTAGATAACGGTTTTTTTGCAGTTACACGGGATGGTTTAAAGAAAAGATGATAGAGAAATCACCCTCGTTCCCGAGACTTGGGAGAAAAGAGGGGAAATCTTTTATGAGTATAGGATAGATAGAATTTAAATCTTACTGGCGGAAACACGTCAGTGCAATTCTAACAGACTCCTCCCCATATGGTTAGTAGGTGGAACTTTAATGAGATACGTTGTCAAACAAGATAATATATGGACTAAACCTGCCCAGGAGAGAAGctttcaccttgtttgtttgGATCTGACTCGGCAATAAACTCAGTCTGAATCAAATACCTGATCGTTTGTATTATCATCTTTCTGATGTTTAACTTGAGGTTTGGGTCGACCCATACATTTGATTCTGAAATATTTGAATCATGCAGTATTTTGTACCCGTCTCATTTGATATACATCTGATTcgattaaaaaaaatcataattctactgAAATTTAATAATTTTAAATCAGATGTAATGATTCGAATTCAAATTCAGATAGTCAATTAGGACGAATCAATTGGATTAGGAAAAAAAAAGACGGTTGGGGTTGGGATCATGAGACAAGTCGGGGTGAGGTGCACATAGGATAGAGGTCCATAAATATACCCATCCGATATTTTGAAGGGAAAAAACCGGCTAGTGAGACTTACTACCGTTTTTAAAACCTATAGTTGACCAAGAAAAGGGACTGTTCGTTTGGCTTGTGCCTTGGCGGCTGCCCTTCTCCTCCTCCCTTCCCATTTGCCCAGCCAGCAAGTAGTAACCACGTCCACTTGGCTTTtggttcttcttccttctttctcATTTGGTGTCCTGGGAAGGACGCGGTCCCGTCGCTAGCGGCTTGACTGTGTGGGTGGGTCCTCATCACTCTGTCTGTCCACTATAAAAATCTccgttaattaaaaaaaaattaataagtttttctttatttattatcTCCTGCTTGATCCAGTCTATCAATTAATACATTATTATTAAACGTTAACACAACACAAGCAGCAAGCAATAATAATCTCAACTCagctgttttttcttttcttcttctctttgtatTATTGATTCCGTTTTTCATTCCATTCGATTCCGATTCCATCTCCTCTTTTCTAGAAAAAAAAAGCATCCATCTCTTTCTCTCTATTTCCTTGTTTCTTTCTCTCTACAGgagtcctcctcctcctcctccgtcCTCCGCCGGCTGAAGAAAACAAATTGTTATTATAATCAAGGAGGAGCGGAGAAGAAGCTAGAAAACGCCGCCCTACCTAGCTGGCTTCTTGTTAGTTCTTTCTTGTATATAAGCTGCTGATTAAGTTGATTTCTGGTTTGATGATCTAAAAAActgagatgatgaagatgaaattgggtggttttgtgatgaagattatATTATTTTCGCTGACTTTGACATTAGTATTACAAGCAACTGTCTATGGAATTTCTGCTGCTGAGGCAGAGAAGAAGGAGTCTTCTTCGttgtcttcattgtcatcttctgCTACTGCTTACAGGACAAAGCATAAGAATGCGTATGTGGCAATGATGTATATGGGAACACCAAGAGATTATGAGTTTTATGTTGCAACTCGTGTCATGCTTAAATCGCTAACTAAATTGAAAGTTGAAGCAGATCTTGTTGTCCTTGCTTCTCCTGATGTTCCTGTCAAATGGATTCAAGCTATGTAAGTACTATCCTCTTGTCTCTCTAATTCTACTTTACCTTTTGGTTTTTGTTACCCTACTACTAACTTTACTAATCAAAAGGGGATTCAAATTGACCATCCAAAACACACAACCCCCATTTCACTATTATTTGAACATTTAATCCAAGCATTCAACAGATTTAGGGACTTTTGCATAGAAAATCCATCAATCATGTATGAACAATTTCTTTCCATCTGTCTAGTTAGGTGATTAACATATGTTCCTTGACATGAATGAAGAAAGAACACTTCCAGTTATTTTTGGGTCAACAATGGTGGTGGGGAACCACTTGAGGCAGAAAATTGCAATAGAAATAGAGAAAAGCAAAGGTGTCATTACTCAGTTGGTTGGTTGTTGTATTTGGTCTTGGACTTTGTCTGGTGGTCTAGTCAAGTCTGTGTGTTGGTATTATCTGTCTTTGCTCTCTCTGATCTGGTCATCACTTTGTTTACTTTTCATAAATTAGTTTAATTGATTCTGATTTGTTTTTCTCTAAACCTGGTTGATTCATGGGTTAATGGGTTATCATCAATGTTCTTTAGTTTGTGGAAAGTCATCTTATCTTTGTAAAAACCCACTAACAACAATCccaggaaattaagaaaagagtACTAAAAGACACCTCCATAATTGTAGAAACTAGAAAAACCTGTAGGTGCTTAATAGAGAAAAAAGACAATAAACCCATAAACCCatagttgttgttgttttattttttctttgctCAAATCCAGCTaatgttgtttgttttgtttgattgtGATTACCATTACCCAACACCATCCACGGCAATTGTTTTTTTCCATTATCAAGATGATGACATAACTCCATTTCTTGTTTATTGTGGTAGAACGTGTCTTTGAGTACTATATTATTAAGAAAACATACGACTTATCCTAATTAACTAATAAACTAATCAAAGTGTTTAATGTTGATTATTACAGGGAGCAGGAAGATGGGGCGAAGGTGGTGATAGTTAAAAATGTAGAGAATCCATATCAAAAGCAACAAAATTTTGACAACAGGTTTAAGCTGACATTGAACAAGCTTTACGCGTGGAGTCTCGTGGAGTATGAAAGGGTTGTTATGCTTGATTCGGATAATATGTTCATACAGAAGACGGACGAGTTATTCCAGTGTGGTCAATTCTGTGCTGTCTTCATTAACCCTTGCATCTTCCATACCGGCCTTTTCGTCCTGCAGGTATGTATTTCTATTCCTGCTGTAACTAATTTCAATACCATCAATCGTCCATAGAAGCGATTAGTTGTTCACATTGCCTTTTTCAACATCGTGTCGGTGCTGAATGTTTTGATTTTAGAATGTTATCCTTTTAAGGACCACTTGTTTCCCTTAAAAAGCATGCCCGGCTATACCCATCCAGCTTTATCTATTTTACTCCACCTTCTGCATatcctttttatttttaaaattctgATGATTAAATATAAAGCGAATACTTTCAATAATACCAGAGTTATTCTCAAACTGCTCCCTATGCTGGTTGGCATTGCCCGACACTAACATTAAATCTCTGAAGTAAGAAAGGCAGGCTGTAGGAAGCTGTAGGAAGCAGGGATCATGACAGGCCAGTTATCGTACGTGCTTAGGAGCATATAAACTACTCCCCAGGTCCCTAGTTTTTTCCACTTAATTCAGTTTCTATAGAAGCTTTCATGGGGTAATTCCAATCATTAGTGAAGACAAATGAACGGTGGAAATAAATGTTGCACAAGTAGGTAGCACAATATGATAGGTAGGGGATTTTGTCTACAAAGAGAACCCACAACTTGAGGCCTAGTCCATACTGAACCCTCATATGATTTACATTACGCTGCTTTAGTACTGCTGCTGCTACCCATTCATATGATTTTCATGTTCTGTTAACATAATGTTTAGTAATAGAAAATTATAATTCTAACTTTGCTTGTTCTTGGTATTAAAAGCCATCGGCGGAGGTGTTTAAGAACATGCTTCATGAAATAGAGATTGGGAGAGACAATCCAGACGGTGCTGACCAGGGTTTTCTCACTGGATATTTCTCAAACTTACTTGACGAGCCAATGTTCCATCCACCTCTGAATGGAACCAAACTAGATGGTCATTACAGGCTTCCTTTAGGTTATCAGATGGATGCTTCTTACTTCTGTAAGTAAACTAAACACTCCGATCAATTTGTAAGTTCATTCCTGCTTCTTCATTGTTCCGTAAGAGTCCAAAGTCtaaaaaattgattttcatgttttcctttttgtttttcaGATCTGAAACTTGCATGGCGAATTCCTTGTGGGCCTAACAGTGTTATCACCTTCCCGAGCGCCCCATGGATGAAACCCTGGTATTGGTGGTCATGGCCTGTCCTTCCATTAGGCTTCTCATGGCACGAGGCACGCCGAGAAACACTTGGGTAAATTTTAACTTTTAAGCTTTCTCTACTGACAATTTCCAATTCTAAAGCATATCTAGTGCTGTTAATGTTGTTCTTTCTGTAAATGGTATATTCACTATTATTTCGGGTTTTTTGCTCCGCATTTCACTCTCCTGTATAGTTTTTATCTGCttggttttatttttcttaatgtgGTGATGGATGATTATTTGAAACAGGTATGGTGCTGAGATACCAGTAGTCGTGATCCAGGCTTTAATGTACCTAGGAGTGATGGCAGCTGCTCGGCTTGCACGACCCAACTTGTCCAAGCTTTGCTACCGCCCACACAAAAATCTCACATTCTTACAAACAGGGCTCAAGTTTATAGCAATGTGGTCAATCTTAGTGGCCTACATACTTCCTGTGTTCCTCATCCCTCGGACAGTTCATCCACTCCTTGGCTGGTCACTCTACCTGCTCGGCTCTTCATCACTTGCATCAGTTGCTATCAATACTTTCCTTCTTCCAGCAGTTCATGTTTTAACACCTTGGCTAGGAATTTTCTGTTCCCTACTGGTGATGGCATTCCCTTGGTACACCAATGGGGTTGCAAGAGCACTCTTTGTTTTTGCATACGCCTTCTGCTGTGCACCATTCTTGTGGGGATCACTGGTGAAAGTAGTTACGTGCTTGCAGGTATCTCTTGAGAGAGAAGCCTTCTTACCAAGACTGGGTGAATCTCCGCAGCTTTCTGGATTTAACAAGTTGTATTAAAAACGCACACGACGAGATATACATAGTGATGTAGACAAAGAAAGTGCATACGCATTTTCAGATTCAAGATGATATTCATCAATCAGATCTTGTTGATCGAGTAGAAAAAAAAGATCCATTTCCTAAACAGATCAATCAATTATTTGTATTTGTGCATATCTACGCGTAGGCAGCCCATCTATGTAAACCAGCTACCACAAATTCTTTCCTTCTTGTTCTCcattttttacttttcttttgctTAAGACTGCATTTACTTGCTAAAAGGATATCATGACACTAAAAATGATGTAAAGGAACAAATACTATAACTGTCTCCCTTTTCCGTATCTCTATTATGTGATGTTAttgttaacaaaaaaagtttagcTATCTGACATCTTGAATACAGATTACCTACACCAAAAAGGAATTATAATCCAAACaccattcaaaaaaaataaatacttgGCATCATTCTATCAGCTTGCAACAACCTAGAGTCCTTGCTGCATTTCTGCAACTACTTGACCATCTAGAGGCATGCTGTTGACCACAATCGGCTGCTGAGATATGTTAACATGggcttgttgttgatgatgatgctcTTGAGGGACGAAGACAGACTGCGTGTTAGGGTTAGCAGGGTAAAGCGCTTGAAGCCCAACTGGACCATATATAGCTTGGTGACCTTGGAAGCGCCTCACCTTTGACAGGTGCTTTTTACCAACCAGGTGAAACTCCAGAACGGCCTGTGTATCACATTTCACATTGCACAAATCACAACTAAAAGGTAAAACCTCTTTTGGAGGCTTTATCACCCTGCTTATCTTATTCTCGGCCATCCTCATACGCTTACCACCCCGACCACCTCTCAGATTCCTCTTGAGACTACGTTTCCTCGTGTCAAACTGATCCACTTTCTGCCCTTCGGTGGTTCCTTCATCTTTATCCACCTCTGGGGCCTCAGCCAGCTCCTGCGCTTTATTCTGCTGCTCAGAATCGATTACCTGGTCATCATGAGTAATAGTTTCAGTTGCCAGAGATTTTAGATCCGGTTGGTTGACGCTTTCATTCGGATGAACATTCTCCGGTTGTGCTGTAGCTTCTTGACCTCCTGTGGTTATCTTCTCAGTTTGTATCCTAGGCAAATCGAGGGAGCAAGTTGGGTTTGATGTAAGGTTTCGGGAATTCTGCACCTCCTCAAACCTTAGCAggttttttttatgtttcttcCCCTTTCTGTGCTGATCGAGGTTATCTGGAGTGGTGCAATCCAATCTACAAATCTCACACCACGTAATCCCTGGAGGTCGTTTAGTTGATCGGGTTGCTTGTACTGATGTTGTAGTAGTTGCTGCTGTAGACGACGCTGATGCTGGAGTGGCTTGTGGTAGCTCATCCGCACCTGTCTTGACATGTGTGGATGCTTCCTCTGATTTCTGAGCTGAAGCTTCTGGGAACGTTGATAATGAATCACACCGTGATGGGAAACGGCGACCACCACCACGTCCCCTTCCGTGAGAATAAGGTGCTGGCCCGTCTGGCCTTGAGTGTCTGTTCCCCAAATTCGCTCGACTGGTGCCTCTGAATGTCCTTGCACCTCTTTTAACCCCACCTCTGTTATACGAAGATCTCCCAGCCTGCAAGGTCTTTTAATGGGTCTGTGAGACAAGAGTACCATATCTGTTTTAGATTGAAGAAAGGTTTCAAACTAATTTTGAGGAAAGGGAAAGACGACATGGGGTGTTGATCAAAAAGTTTGAAATCGAATATGAGAGCCCCATGTAATGACCAAGAAAACCACACTTGTCCACACATGCATGCTGATGTATGATTCACGAAATGTACAAACAAGTTAATAAAAATTATGTCTGCCCAAATTTCAGATAAAACCACTTACAATGGCATGAAACAACAACAAGACTTCAAATCAAGAAAGATCAAAACCTGAACTACGAACTATTGCAACACAACATTAATTTGATTATTATGAATAAGCTAATTTCAAACAACAGAGATTAAAACACCACAGGAAATTCATTGGTAAGATCAGAATGTCTGTCTTCGAAGAGACAGAGGAGGAACCAACTTATGGTACAAGGAAATCAGCATTGCTTCACCATGCAATTAAAGCTTTTTCATTCAGACGCAAACACTATGGAAATAAACACAGGTCACTGACATTTGGCTATATTTATGGTATAGCAACAAATCATGATTTGTTCAAACTAAATTAGATTAGTGATAATCCTGGATTTAAGATGGTTGAGGTTCCTAAACATGTACTTGAGCCTGATCTTCGTGATTGCTACATCAAGTTTAAAATAGATTAAAGATACCATGAGGTGGCATAAACCCTTCTAGATGAGGAGTCTCTTAACTCGTTATGGTAAGGTTGGAGGCCACATGATAAGCATGACATGGACTCTATTCTAGCCTCTTGCATAAATTAAGCATGAGAAGTAAAGTCCTAGTCCGAAATCTAATTTTGATTCGTATCTCCACACAAATTCAGTATCTACAAAGGACTAAATGTTTTGTAATTTCATACTTATTGTTTTAAGTGAAGTTGTATAACGTGATCTTTTGTATTATACCAAGCTCCTGCAAAAGCCCATAAGGTAAAACTCGTAATCTTGCTTTAAGGCTAAAGTGATGAACTGAAAGCTGAATTTTCAATAATAGTGTCTTAAAATAAAGGTTTAATAATGGAACTAAGTTACGTAAACACACATCTGCCGCTGGATTTAATTGCCTCAGGCACATTGGAATCAAAGAATAATGCAGGGCACATGTAAATGTATATTGAAACACCATAGCGAAAATACGTAATTAGACATCTCATCTCATTTAAATAAAGACAACATAATCACGGAACGTCAATCAGATGTTACTGATCAAAAACAGTTAATCAAGTCAAAAAATTTATTCTGCAAAGCAACACAACAATTTGTTTCTTCAACTTCATATCATGACTAAGACTCACGAACCAAGCCATTTGGCAAAAGACAACTAAGTAACCAAAGGTGTGTTGATTTGCAACCAGTGCAGGCAtgtatgttgtaaaaggcgcatAGGTGCACGAGTCGTGCAAGGGGCGCCTAGACAATAAAACGCCCAAGGTGCCAAAATGtgagcattttttttttaattattttctgggCGCCTTAGGCTCGCCTAGCGCCTAATACAACATACACTGGAATTCGTCAGAAAGTAAACTCTGACAAATCCCAAGGTGATAACCATTTGGCAATTGTGGTACCTAGAGAGAAAAATAGagataagagagagagagaaagatgcATACCCATTCCAAGAATCCAACTCCAATAGGGGaatatgatggtgatgatgaagcCAATGATGGTAGTCAAAACTTGGGCCCCACAATCAACTTTCCTAGTGGAAAATGATGAAATTTAGCATTTCTAGTAACATAAATGGTTTTCTTGGTCCATAAGGTCAGGGGTAATTCTTGATAATCATCATTTAATAAGAAATATATGAATAGAAATTTCAGGATATCACAAAATTCTAGCTTCTTACGACAGGATTACTCATTGCCCGACAAGTATGCAAGATTCCCGAAATGTCG
This genomic stretch from Papaver somniferum cultivar HN1 chromosome 5, ASM357369v1, whole genome shotgun sequence harbors:
- the LOC113284289 gene encoding putative glucuronosyltransferase PGSIP8; protein product: MMKMKLGGFVMKIILFSLTLTLVLQATVYGISAAEAEKKESSSLSSLSSSATAYRTKHKNAYVAMMYMGTPRDYEFYVATRVMLKSLTKLKVEADLVVLASPDVPVKWIQAMEQEDGAKVVIVKNVENPYQKQQNFDNRFKLTLNKLYAWSLVEYERVVMLDSDNMFIQKTDELFQCGQFCAVFINPCIFHTGLFVLQPSAEVFKNMLHEIEIGRDNPDGADQGFLTGYFSNLLDEPMFHPPLNGTKLDGHYRLPLGYQMDASYFYLKLAWRIPCGPNSVITFPSAPWMKPWYWWSWPVLPLGFSWHEARRETLGYGAEIPVVVIQALMYLGVMAAARLARPNLSKLCYRPHKNLTFLQTGLKFIAMWSILVAYILPVFLIPRTVHPLLGWSLYLLGSSSLASVAINTFLLPAVHVLTPWLGIFCSLLVMAFPWYTNGVARALFVFAYAFCCAPFLWGSLVKVVTCLQVSLEREAFLPRLGESPQLSGFNKLY
- the LOC113284288 gene encoding uncharacterized protein LOC113284288 isoform X2 — protein: MDLPSLTQAQQQQIQQLHQQFQEHQIQRQKQQQESAASYSSYDPSSLHHFQSYNQPIQQNYDQSYHHHPSYSHYPQPQHHHHHHQQQQQQQQHYPSYYHHDYSNAYHHHHQSYSQIDNTPPIQPPGVSSEAAAVATQNAYYPPYTQPLDNPSTSSDYPGLNPAAAAAVEALSQLTHFAGNMDAAERAMAAGVQDRHWNPNNELGVGGGGMYSQMPMPIQHAPYPVHFGAGRSSYNRGGVKRGARTFRGTSRANLGNRHSRPDGPAPYSHGRGRGGGRRFPSRCDSLSTFPEASAQKSEEASTHVKTGADELPQATPASASSTAATTTTSVQATRSTKRPPGITWCEICRLDCTTPDNLDQHRKGKKHKKNLLRFEEVQNSRNLTSNPTCSLDLPRIQTEKITTGGQEATAQPENVHPNESVNQPDLKSLATETITHDDQVIDSEQQNKAQELAEAPEVDKDEGTTEGQKVDQFDTRKRSLKRNLRGGRGGKRMRMAENKISRVIKPPKEVLPFSCDLCNVKCDTQAVLEFHLVGKKHLSKVRRFQGHQAIYGPVGLQALYPANPNTQSVFVPQEHHHQQQAHVNISQQPIVVNSMPLDGQVVAEMQQGL
- the LOC113284288 gene encoding uncharacterized protein LOC113284288 isoform X1, with protein sequence MDLPSLTQAQQQQIQQLHQQFQEHQIQRQKQQQESAASYSSYDPSSLHHFQSYNQPIQQNYDQSYHHHPSYSHYPQPQHHHHHHQQQQQQQQHYPSYYHHDYSNAYHHHHQSYSQIDNTPPIQPPGVSSEAAAVATQNAYYPPYTQPLDNPSTSSDYPGLNPAAAAAVEALSQLTHFAGNMDAAERAMAAGVQDRHWNPNNELGVGGGGMYSQMPMPIQHAPYPVHFGTLQAGRSSYNRGGVKRGARTFRGTSRANLGNRHSRPDGPAPYSHGRGRGGGRRFPSRCDSLSTFPEASAQKSEEASTHVKTGADELPQATPASASSTAATTTTSVQATRSTKRPPGITWCEICRLDCTTPDNLDQHRKGKKHKKNLLRFEEVQNSRNLTSNPTCSLDLPRIQTEKITTGGQEATAQPENVHPNESVNQPDLKSLATETITHDDQVIDSEQQNKAQELAEAPEVDKDEGTTEGQKVDQFDTRKRSLKRNLRGGRGGKRMRMAENKISRVIKPPKEVLPFSCDLCNVKCDTQAVLEFHLVGKKHLSKVRRFQGHQAIYGPVGLQALYPANPNTQSVFVPQEHHHQQQAHVNISQQPIVVNSMPLDGQVVAEMQQGL